A window from Pleuronectes platessa chromosome 6, fPlePla1.1, whole genome shotgun sequence encodes these proteins:
- the samd10a gene encoding sterile alpha motif domain-containing protein 10a, with the protein MAVDAASSFSFCRPAVEYRALSEDFKHQLSRRTGGNLTWHDGRGQKTAGGRTVKLLQQPGTEALQYRSHDNYGIYHTSPTQPNLIRPVVLWSQQDVCKWLKKHCPHNYLTYVEAFSHHAITGRALLRLNGEKLERMGLVQETLRQELLQQVLQLQVQEEGRNLQLLSRAGSFGRIS; encoded by the exons ATGGCTGTGGACG CTGCATCCAGTTTCAGTTTCTGCAGGCCAGCTGTGGAGTACCGAGCTCTGTCCGAGGACTTCAAGCACCAGCTGAGTCGGCGGACGGGTGGGAACCTCACCTGGCACGATGGACGTGGACAGAAgacagcaggaggccggacggtgaagctgctgcagcagccggGCACTGAGGCCCTGCAG TACCGCTCCCATGATAATTATGGGATTTATCACACGAGCCCGACACAGCCGAACCTGATCCGCCCGGTCGTGCTCTGGTCCCAGCAGGACGTTTGCAAATGGCTGAAGAAGCACTGTCCTCACAACTACCTGACCTACGTGGAGGCCTTCTCCCACCACGCCATCACAG GCCGGGCGTTGTTGCGTCTGAACGgggagaagctggagaggaTGGGTTTGGTTCAGGAGACGCTTCGACAGGAGCTGCTTCAACAGGTGCTGCAGCTTcaggtgcaggaggagggacgcaacctgcagctgctcagcagag CCGGCTCCTTTGGAAGGATTTCATAG
- the uckl1a gene encoding uridine-cytidine kinase-like 1a, translated as MSSRSDSGSGEDSLDRLLPPPGAPRRKSTTSLSTTEPPLLRTGTRTVYTAGRPPWYDEHGAQSKDAFVIGLCGGSASGKTTVANKIIEALDVPWVVLLSMDSFYKVLSPEEQTLAASNDYNFDHPGAFDFELLEATLRKLKQGRSVKIPVYDFNTHGRQKDWKNVYGASVIIFEGIMSFADKELLELLDMKIFVDTDSDIRLVRRLRRDITERGRDIEGVIKQYNKFVKPAFEQYIEPTMRLADIVVPRGGGNMVAIDLIVQHVHSQLEERELSVRALLASAQQTQPLPQTLCVMESTPQVRGLHTIIRNQETSRDEFIFYSKRLMRLLIEHSLTFLPSQACVVQTPQGQEYQGWSYNGRGITGVSILRAGETMEPALRAVCKDVRIGKILIQTNLDSGEPELHYLRLPKDISEDHVILMDSTVSTGAAAMMAVRVLLDHEVQEEKIMLVSLLMAELGVHSVAYAFPKVKIITTAVDKSLDDNLHVIPGIGDFGDRYFGTDGLDTWSDEEDGDQPSH; from the exons ATGTCGTCCCGCTCGGACAG TGGCAGTGGGGAGGACTCGTTGGACCGGCTGCTGCCCCCCCCAGGGGCCCCTCGCAGGAAGAGCACCACGTCCCTCAGCACGACGGAGCCTCCTCTGCTGCGAACAGGCACACGCACCGTCTACACCGCCGGCCGACCTCCCTGGTATGACGAGCACGGAGCTCAGTCCAAAGACGCCTTCGTCATCG GCTTGTGTGGGGGCAGCGCCTCAGGAAAGACCACCGTGGCCAATAAGATCATCGAGGCTCTGGATGTGCCGTGGGTCGTGCTGCTGTCCATGGACTCTTTCTACAAG GTTCTCTCTCCGGAGGAACAGACCCTGGCCGCGAGCAACGACTACAACTTCGATCACCCCGGGGCGTTTGACTTCGAGCTGCTGGAGGCGACGCTCAGGAAACTGAAGCAGGGCCGGAGTGTGAAGATCCCGGTGTACGACTTCAACACGCACGGCCGGCAGAAGGACTGG aaAAATGTTTACGGTGCCAGCGTAATTATATTTGAAGGAATTATGTCTTTCGCGGACAAAGAGCTCCTCGAG ctcctggatATGAAAATCTTTGTGGACACAGACTCGGACATTCGACTGGTCCGCCGGCTCCGCAGGGACATCACAGAGCGCGGCCGGGACATCGAAGGCGTCATCAAGCAGTACAACAAGTTTGTGAAGCCGGCCTTCGAGCAGTACATCGAGCCGACCATGAGGCTGGCGGATATCGTGGTGCCAAGAG GTGGAGGGAATATGGTGGCCATCGATCTTATAGTCCAGCATGTTCACAGCcagctggaggag CGAGAGCTCAGTGTCAG GGCTCTGCTGGCCTCCGCTCAGCAGACGCAGCCTCTGCCTCAGACGCTCTGCGTGATGGAGAGCACGCCGCAGGTCCGAGGTCTGCACACCATCATCAG GAACCAGGAAACCAGTCGAGACGAGTTCATCTTCTACTCCAAGAGATTAATGCGGCTGCTGATAGAACATTCTCTCACTTTTCTACCATCTCAG GCGTGTGTAGTTCAGACTCCACAGGGCCAGGAGTACCAGGGCTGGAGCTACAACGGCAGAGGG ATCACCGGTGTGTCCATCCTGCGGGCAGGAGAGACCATGGAGCCCGCCCTCAGGGCCGTGTGCAAGGACGTCCGCATCGGCAAGATCCTGATCCAGACCAACCTGGACTCAGGCGAACCGGAG ctgcaTTACCTGCGTCTGCCCAAAGACATCAGTGAGGACCATGTCATCCTAATGGACAGCACGGTGTCCACCGGCGCTGCTGCCATGATGGCGGTGCGAGTCCTGCTG GATCACGAGGTGCAAGAGGAGAAGATCATGTTGGTGTCGCTGTTGATGGCAGAGCTCGGGGTTCACTCTGTAGCCTACGCCTTCCCCAAGGTGAAGATCATCACCACGGCTGTGGACAAGAGTCTGGACGATAACTTACATGTAATTCCTGGTATCG gggACTTCGGGGACCGGTACTTCGGGACGGACGGGTTGGACACCTGGAGCgatgaggaggacggagacCAGCCGTCGCACTGA
- the emilin3a gene encoding EMILIN-3, whose amino-acid sequence MHFVMAASPLILITLFLSVVETKFYRPLQYNQYKAGLNQHHDQGKPTSRHKNHCAYVTEKTVSFTVQDGAAPYVKAEYNKCTRGQKCPTLMYRLLYKPLFKVAHKTVTELEWRCCPGYSGYGCMEGPPVYQHPMKMMPPFKGPPMKGPQFKGPQFKGPMYKGPMFKGPMFKGPPINAAVKANPWSQAKGPPTGSFNYQMRHFEPQTSSFYPETSFQPYSPEPQPEQQPMPDHQEPHNTEHDQEHDQEHDQEHDQEHDQEHEHEHEHEPSHRPEEHILEEIPPPSSGGEHLEAETTGQALDTETDERIYRMEEDVRRLNMGLETLRATVNGLEDSLRASLREDANRMLSALFSAAPGPVPAPAVASNPSTVGFAEIPGGDAGSEGLDGRQVFTGLTELNGRVEELRAEMQAKTVELLELKATVMGHDGQLKKVPDRARAVSNSTDNFAPGEMGKMMDAKLNAARTEILGGFEKRVESAEGRCEEKAGDVRRQCQREQGERQEKMEDALHESATDFRTELIKLQAQIHGFKRSESCCGRFSGMVEKVRLLETSVAGLNQSQGHLRVELGGHKDHIEGMMEGRLAYVEEKLNRTWQMQSDETGRRSVPHRNETGPGLETRVEGKLRALEGRLLMALEELSNATAPGLLEGHAVPALETELDSIRERIEVDVDRVQKHLSKLEIRCSSSCSSPQSPSAIQGDSAVPSAEEESVKEVLDVQEDRLNTFNVTLQNILRRLSVREQQEQAEADAPTQGELTILKFNVRSVNRTLRVIQSSLGTVVHQVGQANSSWHEREARLAQQIKGVVHLVGHQASMLGAGERRLTRLKGELHEMKRRLADEVQGCRSTAMGVQKEVTVVEGRVTSVEDQCKGLNYMAEDLERIREELEKQSNGLLLQVNGTLSSHAQQLTELRGEVRNCTEKAEPAPPSIELESQPRRGDTFTLN is encoded by the exons ATGCATTTTGTGATGGCAGCGAGTCCTTTAATTTTGATCACTCTATTTCTGTCAGTGGTCGAAACCAAGTTCTACAGACCACTCCAGTATAACCAGTATAAAGCCGGGCTCAATCAACACCATGACCAAGGGAAACCCACCAGCAGACACAA GAACCACTGTGCTTATGTCACTGAGAAGACAGTTTCCTTCACTGTGCAGGATGGGGCAGCCCCCTATGTAAAAGCCGAATACAACAAGTGTACCAGGGGTCAGAAATGTCCAACTCTGAT GTACCGTCTTCTCTACAAACCATTGTTCAAGGTGGCACATAAAACCGTCACAGAGCTGGAATGGCGATGTTGTCCAGGGTACTCTGGCTATGGCTGCATGGAGGGTCCTCCAGTTTACCAACACCCGATGAAAATGATGCCACCATTCAAGGGCCCGCCAATGAAAGGCCCACAGTTCAAGGGGCCACAGTTTAAGGGCCCAATGTACAAAGGCCCCATGTTCAAGGGTCCCATGTTTAAAGGCCCCCCTATTAACGCTGCTGTGAAGGCCAACCCATGGAGTCAAGCCAAAGGACCGCCCACCGGCAGCTTCAACTATCAAATGCGTCACTTTGAGCCTCAGACCTCCTCCTTCTATCCAGAAACCTCCTTCCAGCCCTATTCACCTGAACCGCAGCCAGAACAACAGCCGATGCCAGACCACCAGGAGCCACATAACACCGAGCATGACCAAGAACATGACCAAGAACATGACCAAGAACATGACCAAGAACATGACCAAGAACATGagcatgaacatgaacatgagCCCAGCCACAGACCTGAAGAACACATACTAGAGGAaatccctcctccttcctctggaGGTGAACATCTTGAGGCCGAGACCACAG GCCAAGCTCTGGACACTGAGACAGACGAGCGCATATATCGAATGGAGGAAGACGTGCGACGTCTCAACATGGGTTTGGAGACCTTGAGGGCGACTGTGAATGGCCTAGAAGACAGTCTACGAGCCTCTCTGAGGGAGGACGCCAACAGGATGCTGTCAGCTCTGTTCTCTGCTGCCCCAGGTCCTGTTCCTGCTCCAGCTGTAGCCTCTAATCCATCAACCGTCGGGTTTGCGGAGATTCCCGGGGGGGATGCTGGGTCAGAGGGTCTTGATGGCAGACAAGTGTTCACAGGTCTTACAGAACTGAATGGAAGAGTAGAGGAGCTCAGGGCCGAGATGCAAGCCAAGACGGTAGAGCTGCTGGAACTCAAAGCAACAGTGATGGGACATGATGGACAGCTGAAGAAGGTGCCAGACAGAGCACGAGCGGTATCGAACTCTACTGACAATTTTGCCCCGGGAGAAATGGGAAAGATGATGGATGCCAAGCTGAATGCAGCCAGGACAGAAATCCTCGGTGGGTTTGAGAAGCGTGTGGAGAGTGCAGAGGGCCGATGTGAGGAGAAAGCTGGGGATGTGCGACGTCAGTGCCAGAGGGAGCAAGGTGAAAGGCAGGAGAAGATGGAAGATGCTCTGCATGAAAGTGCGACCGACTTTAGAACAGAGCTGATAAAGCTCCAGGCACAGATCCATGGTTTCAAGCGTTCAGAAAGCTGCTGTGGCAGATTCAGTGGAATGGTTGAAAAGGTGCGACTGCTGGAAACATCCGTGGCAGGCCTCAACCAGTCCCAGGGGCACCTGAGAGTGGAGCTCGGTGGACACAAAGACCACATAGAGGGAATGATGGAGGGCCGTCTGGCGTATGTTGAGGAAAAGCTCAACCGGACTTGGCAGATGCAAAGTGATGAGACTGGGAGGAGGAGTGTCCCACATCGAAATGAGACTGGGCCTGGCCTGGAGACCAGAGTGGAGGGGAAGCTGAGGGCTCTGGAGGGACGGTTACTGATGGCTTTGGAGGAGCTCAGTAACGCCACTGCCCCTGGACTGCTAGAGGGTCATGCTGTTCCCGCTCTGGAGACAGAACTGGACTCCATCCGAGAAAGAATAGAGGTGGATGTGGACCGAGTGCAGAAACACCTGAGTAAACTTGAGATTCGATGCTCGTCGTCCTGTTCCTCACCTCAAAGCCCATCTGCCATTCAGGGAGACTCTGCTGTGCCaagtgcagaggaggagagcgtCAAGGAGGTGTTAGACGTGCAAGAAGACCGTTTGAATACCTTTAATGTGACACTGCAGAACATCCTGAGGCGTCTGAGCGTTAGGGAGCAACAGGAACAAGCTGAAGCAGATGCTCCTACCCAGGGAGAGCTCACAATCCTCAAGTTTAATGTTCGCTCAGTCAACCGCACTCTGAGAGTCATCCAGAGCTCCCTGGGAACAGTCGTCCACCAGGTGGGTCAAGCCAACAGCTCCTGGCATGAGAGAGAGGCTCGTCTTGCCCAGCAGATAAAGGGTGTGGTCCATCTGGTTGGACATCAGGCGTCCATGCTTGGGGCAGGTGAGCGCCGCCTGACCCGTCTTAAGGGTGAGCTGCACGAGATGAAGAGACGGCTAGCGGACGAGGTGCAGGGCTGCCGGAGCACAGCTATGGGGGTCCAGAAAGAGGTGACAGTGGTTGAGGGGCGTGTTACCAGTGTGGAAGACCAGTGCAAAGGCCTGAATTACATGGCAGAGGACCTTGAGagaatcagggaggagctggagaaacaaTCAAATGGACTTCTCCTGCAAGTAAATGGCACTCTGTCCAGCCACGCTCAGCAGCTGACTGAGCTGAGAGGTGAAGTGAGAAACTGCACTGAAAAGGCAGAGCCAGCACCCCCGAGTATAGAGCTGGAGTCACAGCCAAGGCGAGGGGACACCTTCACTTTGAATTAG